The sequence TCCGGCTCCATCGACCCCCGCTGCCGTCGccaaggagctggagcagaagctctTCCTCACGGAGACCGCGCTGGCGCCGCCCGCCGCGGCGGCGGTCGCGGCGACGCAGCCCGAGGAGGAGAAGGCCCCCGAGGTGGACCTGGCGCCGGTGTCCAAGAAGGGGCTCGCCCACCCCGCGCGGCCCGGCGCCGGCACCGTGGGCAAGAAGGTGATGATCCGCGCCAACCACTTCCTCGTCAACGTCGCCGACAACAACCTCTTCCACTACGATGTGAGCAGCCACCCCCATCCCCCTCCCTGCGTACCATCTCCGTTCACGCACTAGCTAGAGTAGTTCTTGTTCAGATCTGTCGTTCCCTGCATGTCGTCGTGCGTTTTTCCCTTGTGCGCGCTAGTTCTTGTTCAGATCTACTCCTACCAGTGTACGTACGCTTGTAGAGATGGCGTTCTTTTCCCCCGCTGTGCTTTCGTTTTTCTCCATGCGACGACGTGCGTCTCCgaccccatccatccatccatggatgtTTGGTCGAGCGCTCTCGCTACACGTACACCTCGGCCTTGCTCTTTCTTGGGTTTAATAAAATCCATGGGCGTTTTCGGATGTTTTTCTCCTGTTGTTGGATGAGCAGTGAGTTCTTGGAAAGCAAGAGAGAAAGCTATTTTCCTCTCTATGCGTGCAAAAGCCATCCAGCAGAAAGTAGCTACCGCTTCTTGTTTGCGCTCTGTCGCTGTTATCTTGGAAGCTAGAGGTAGTACTAGTCATTTTTTGGCAAGTTTGCGGTCTTGGATGCAGATTCTTGGGATCCGTTTTGGCTTGCTATATAGTACACGGGAGGTTGTGAGATCCGATATCATCCTTGTGGGTGGCGATCAAAGAGGGCCTCCCCGTCTAATGCAAAGCCACGCACCTTTTTCTTTGGTTTCCTGCgtctttttctttggccttcttgcatggtcttggtcttgtatcCATGGTCTGGTCCTTGTCCTCGTTTGGCGACAGAAGGGCAAAGCAACGTCCGTCCGTGTACGTGGCTGCCATACATTTTTGGCAGAGCAGGAGGCCTGTTGGTGTTGCCGTTGCCACCTTTGTTGCCTGCTGCACTTCTCTTTGTGATTCCTTCTCTGCCCTGCCATGCAGCTTTTGGGGTTTGTCTTTGGTTCAAAGCATGCAACGCCGAGGCCCTCCGTGCTCCTCCGCCGCTCGGATCTCCTGTACCGCCGCTTCGGGTGCTGCTCCGTGTGGCACCCCGTGTTTGCATCTAGTAGGTCGTGGTCAACTTTCTTTTTTCGGGACAACAGTGGTCTGTCTGTGTGCGTGGGTGTGGGTGGGACAACAGTGGTAGCTCTGCTTTCTCGGTGAATGGTCGACACGTAGTGGATTTATTCCCATACTTCGAAAATATACCCGAAAATTTCGACGTGGGATTTAATATTATTGTTTTCCAACTTTTTACAGTGAGCTCTAAAATTGTGATGTGGGGTTTAATATTTTTATTGTTTTCCAACTTTTACCGTGAGCTCtaatttgcttaaaatcttgtTCTCTGCTCACACATGTATGAATGTAGTACCTCCTTTATCGCCAAACTATTTTATATTCCCTAGTACATTTTTAAATGGTAAATTGACGACGATTTTTTTTGGTACCTCCTTTTTTAAAGTACGTATACATACAGGTCCTTTATTTTAATATACACGTAGTACGCAGGTCCTTTATTTTACTATACACACAGTACGCAGGTCCGCTTATTGTATTCTGTACCGCATGATTGCAACAAGATGCGTGCCCGTCGCACACCCACCTCCCCCGACCATGCCGTCACAGCCTCCTCGCCCAGCGCCGCCACCCCTTCTCAACCCCTCCTCGCCCAGCGCCGCCACCCCTTCTCCGCCTCCGGCGCTGCCCGCCGGCCTGCTCACCCGCGGCACTTAGTCAGGAACCCTAGGATGGCCGTGCCCAAAAATTTACTTTACTGTGCCCTCCTTCAGTTTTGGGTGTTCGATTTGGGATCTAGAGTTCTTCCCCGCTTGATTGACTCCAATAGTTCGAGTGTATTTTCTTCTGGGCTCTGTAAGTCGAAATGGAGGCCgccaccacatggtatgtgttgcCGTTTGCTTGCCAGATTTCCAGTCCTGCGATGCCACTAGCAGCTAGATCTCCTTTATTGCCTAATTTTGGTTTACTGTTTTCTCAAGATCCGGTAGTTTTCCCCCACGGATTGACTGGATTCTGTGGTGTGTTAATTCAACCTGCACGATTCGACTCATTTGAATCAAATGTAGCATAGATTTGATTTGTTCAAGAATTAAGATGATTAGACAAATCAGAGGGCTAATTGTCTCTACTCTGTGTACTGAATGTAGAACATAGAAGTACAGAGCGTCTCTTGTTTTTGTATGCATAATGATGTTGAAATGTGTTGCTGTAGGTTTCCTACAACCCGGAGTCAAAATCAAGAGCTGTGAACAGGGAGGTACTCAGTGAGCTAATCAAGTTGCACGGGAAGACGTCCCTTGGCGGCAAATTGCCTGCCTATGATGGAAGAAAGAGTCTCTACACTGCAGGCTCACTCCCTTTTGAGTCTGAGGAGTTCTCTGTTACACTGGTTGATCCCGAAAAGAAAGACAAAGAAAAGTATGATTCGATTCTTTACCTTCAATCTTGTCCACCTTGCTTATCCATTGTATTTGTTTTGTAGCTACTAACTTGTTCCCTCTTCATATGCAGGGCTGAAAGGGAGTACAAGATCACCATTAGGATTGCTGGGAGGACAGACCTGTACCACCTCCAGCAGTTCCTCAAAGGAAGACAGAGGGATATGCCTCAAGAAACCATCCAAGTTCTTGATGTTGTCCTCAGGGAGTCACCATCCTGGAAGTATGACATCCACTTTCCAGCAGTTTTTTGCTATCAGTTTTTCTTGATCATGCTAGCTAGTTTCCTAGAGCCCTAACACTATTGCTGGCAATTCCTTTTCATTGCAGCTATGTCACAgtgtccagatccttcttctccaccacctTTGGTCACAGAGGAGACGTTGGTGAAGGATTAGAGTGCTGGAGAGGTTACTACCAGAGCTTACGTCCAACCCAGATGGGGCTGTCACTCAATATAGGTACTCCCCTCCGTTGTCTGTTGCTGTTACTGTTATCCGATTGCAGTGTGTCCTAGCCTTGTTTATCTGATGATCTGCTCTTCATTTTTCAGATATATCTGCAACATCCTTCTTCAAGCCTGTGACAGTGGTCCAGTTTGTGCTAGAGTTCCTCAACTTACGTGATGCCTCGCGGCCTCTGACAGACAGGGACCGTGTTAAGGTACTATTCATCTATGCTAACCTAGTTTCAGAATCCATGTTATGTAGATTGCACCATGTTATTGGCTTGAAATAGTTGACTAATCTGTTAGTATGCACTATATGCAGATAAAGAAAGCACTCCGTGGGGTGCGTGTCGAAACAAACCACCAGGAAGACCAAATCAGAAGATACAAGATAACAGGGATTACTCCTGTTCCCATGAGCCAGCTCATGTAAATAACTTCCCTCAAATGCTATAATATTAACCATTATGTCTTTTATCTCTATGTTCTGGTGCAACTAATCAGGGTTGCTGGAATAATAGAAAGATGTGTAGTTGTACATTTTTTGGCTTATTGCTCCTTCATTGATGTTGGTGTGTCAGGAACTGGTTAGGGGATTACTTTTGTTTACAACATTCTTCCTGTGGCATATGCATTTGATTTCTGCAGCATAGCAAATATCTGTTTGTGCCAAATTGTTTCCTGTTCACAGTTTTCCTTATGAATGTTTAGACCACAGTTAACTTTTTAGCATCTATCCATGATTATTATGCCCTTTCTAATAGCACTCTACTCGTGTTGTTTTGTTTGTTGTTAGATTTCCTGTTGATGAGAGAGGAACAAGAATGTCAGTTGTTCAGTACTTCATGCAAAGATACAAATACAATCTGCAGTATACTTCTTGGCCCTGCTTGCAGTCTGGAAGTGATGCTCGGCCTGTGTATCTGCCTATGGAGGTATTGTGTCCATGCCTGCTTCGTCATATTTGAATTATACATTGTTTGCTCATGGTTCTCCACAAATTGGTTGTAGGCGTGCAAGATTGTTGAAGGGCAAAGGTACTCTAAGAAACTGAATGACAAGCAGGTCACCAACATACTTAGAGCTACCTGTCAACGTCCCCAGCAGAGGGAGCAAAGCATTCGTGAGGTATGTACGTGTTGTCAACTGCATTCTGTAAATACCTGCCCATATCTTCTCACATGTGGTAGTTCATTCCAATCTGTTGTAACTCATGTAGTTATGAATGTCCTTTTCAAGGCATGTATGTCATGTTTGCCTGTAATGTGCAGTCTTTCTCATAACACTCTTTTTCGCACTGTAGATGGTTCTGCACAACAAGTATGCTGAGGACAAGTTTGCTCAGGAGTTCGGTATCAACGTCTGCAGTGACCTGGTCTCTGTTCCAGCCCGTGTGCTGCCTCCCCCCATGGTAAGGATGCTGCATTTTTTCCCCTTTCTCTGAGTTACTTAACTGGAAGGATTTGTAGTAATCACATCCTTCGTATGTGTTTCAGTTGAGATATCATGATTCTGGAAAGGAGAAAACTTGTGCGCCAAGTGTTGGACAGTGGAGCATGATTAACAAGGTATTTCCCTGTTCAGTGTCTTCACTCCCAATTTTACTAAGCATTACTTCTTCTTGGAACAAGGAGTGGGAGAACTTGTTGAATTTCTTCTTTGGTTGTTCTAAATGTATTGGACAGGTCATCATTTTGTACTCCCTccttaaactaatataagagcgtttagaatactaaagtagtgatctaaacgctcttatattagtttacagaggagtATGTAGCAACTCAAATTATTTTGCTTGACACTTTATTGATCATGTAGTTTTCACACTAGTTACTTAAATTGAGAAACAGTTGAGCTTGTTTGCGACTTGGCTCATTATTTTGTATGTAGTATATCCATGATGGTACAAATGATAGGTCTCATTTGAGTTTTTTTACTGCAGAAAATGATCAATGGAGGAATCATAGACAACTGGGCCTGTGTGAGTTTTTCACGCATACCTCCTGAGGAGGTACACAGGTTCTGTTGTGATCTGATTCAGATGTGCAATATGACTGGAATGGTAAAGGCTTGCATTGCTTTCCTGTTTCTAAGGCATTTATGATTTATGTGTGTATGTTATAGCTGACTGACTTGTGTTTTCCAACCCTGTAGTCTGTCAATCCAAGGCCACTTGTAGACAACCGATCAGCTAACCCCAACCACATCGAGAATGCCTTGAGGGATGTCTACAGGAGGACTACCGAAATGCTTGGAAAACAGGGACACGAAAAACAGCTACAACTGTTAATCGTAATCCTACCTGAAGTCAGTGGTTCTTATGGTATGTATATGTCTCCTCTGGTCAATCCCCTTCCACCTTCTCTTGGATTTCTGTAGATTTATGTGTGTGCCACGTTTAATTTTGCAGGGAAAATCAAGAAGGTTTGCGAGACCGACCTTGGGATCGTGTCTCAGTGTTGCCTGCCAAGGCATGCTGCCAGACCGAACAAGCAATATCTGGAGAATGTTGCACTCAAAATCAATGTGAAGGTAACATAACCAACTGGTCTATGTTTTACATTCAGTTTCCATGGATTGTTGATTTGTTGTCTGCTTCGGTTTCTGTTGAATGTGATAATTCTGTGTCTTAACTAGGTCGGAGGACGCAACACAGTTCTGGAGAGAGCTTTTGTGCGAAATGGCATACCGTTTGTGTCCGAAGTCCCAACAATCATCTTTGGTGCTGATGTTACACACCCCCCACCTGGAGAGGACTCTGCATCATCTATTGCTGCGGTTAGTTCTTCCCCGTAGCTAACAGTTTATCAATTCGTTATTTGTTTCTGTCTGATTTTATGTTTCAAATGGAATTATCATCTCGATGCACATGCCTGTTGAGTACAAATAGACTTATCCGCTTCTTTTATTGGATTGATGTAGGTGGTGGCATCAATGGACTGGCCAGAGATCACCAAGTACAGAGGTCTTGTCTCTGCTCAACCACACAGGCAGGAGATAATCGAAGATCTCTTCAGTGTCACCAAAGATCCGAAGAGGGGTAATGTCAATGGTGGCATGATCAGGTGAGTTTTGTGATTAGTCAGAGACGTTTGCTAGCAATTGCCCTGTGGATCAACTGCTAACCTGACATAATTGTCTCTACAGGGAGTTACTGATTGCATTCCGCAGGAAGACAGGCCGGAGGCCTGAGAGGATACTCTTCTACAGGTGTGTGCACAAATTCATGACACTCTTTTCATCCTGTCCATTCAATGGAACTGCCTGACCGATCATTCTCATGTACAGGGATGGCGTAAGTGAAGGCCAATTCAGCCATGTTCTGCTTCATGAAATGGACGCAATCAGGAAGGTAAGCCTGCAGCATATGATTACATGCAAATTTCTGTTTTGTCTACCTCCTCTGATGTTATCCTTGGCTTTTCTCATTCTGATGGTTCTTAATTTTGCTGTTGCAAGGCCTGCGCCTCATTGGAGGAGGGGTATATGCCCCCAGTCACCTTTGTGGTTGTCCAGAAAAGGGATCACACCAGGCTGTTCCCTGATGTTCATGGGAGGCGTGATATGACTGACAAGAGTGGGAACATACTTCCTGGTTAGTAGTTCAATGTCACTGGTAGCAACTATCTGCTACTTGTTGAAGCATTGCTGACTGTGATTGCTATTTTTATTGTCCTGCAGGAAGTGTGTTTGAACTCATGACCTGCCACCCAACAGACTTTGGCTTTTACCCGTGCAACAATACCAACATACAGGTAGGCACTTGATCCAAATGTCATTTTTCTATGCATTTGATCTTCAGTGTTTGCATACTGAGTGCTTGCAAATACTCGCAGGGAACAAGTTGTAATTACCATGTTCTTTATGATGAGAACAATTTCACGGCTGATGCGCTTCAATCCCTGACGAAGAAGCTCTGTAATACgtaatcttctctctctctctctttctctctgtgtgtgtgtgtgtgtgttgtgctgtgttATGAATCTTACCACTTCTGATCTGTCTTTTGCAGCTATGCTCGGTGCGTTCCAGGACTCTCCACAGGTGAGTTTTTTTTCTTGTTCAGTTTCTGCCTTAATTTTACTTGAAGTCTGTTCTTTTTCCCTCTAAGTAGATAAGATAATCATGCTAGTGTGCAGCTTAGGCCTCGTAATATTGGATCAGTTGCTTGTATGTCTGCTTAATTGTGCTTTGCCAATGGCCTTTGTTCTACTGCTTCCTAGTCCTCTGTTTTGACGTTTACATCTTGTGCTGTTTATTTTCAGAACCTAAAATTTAACATGTTTTGCAGTGGCACCGGCTTTTTATGCTCATGTAAAAGCTAGAGTCTGTACTCGCCACTACATGGAAGGGGACGGCTCAACTGGGGAACTAAATATTAAACTTCTTGGTGGTGGTGACAAGTTAGTTACTGACATCTTAGTACTATTTCCAGTCTGTAAATGTTTGTCTTTTTTCTCTATGCCAAGCTTTAATGTTATTACTGTTTTGCAGTCCGGATACTGGAAGGTCTCGTAAAAGGCCTCGTGAGGAAGAATCGGGTTCTTCATCTCAATCGGCCGATCACCCAACTTTGGGAGGCAACAGAATATCCAACATAAGTAATGCCGGTCGCGTCCCTTTTGTGGACTATGTTAAAGCACATCGCGGTAGTTTCATCGTCAAAGTAGGAGTTCAGGACTGTACCTCTACAGTTGTAGGTAGAAAGGAAGATAGATATGATTTTGCCGACATCGGTAGGGTACTCGGTAGTAGTTTTCTTATAGCTTACTTTGACACACACAAAGAGAACTTGACGTGGGGTGGAGAATTGATGTTTGAAGATATTGAAGTAAGCTATGGTCGAATCGTGGTGAATAGAAAGCCAAGAGTGGCTACGAGTCAAGATGATTTTGACAAGGATATCCATGTCCTCGTATTAATGTTGACAGGTACATTCCTTCCAAAGGGGAAGAATTTACCATACTTTGAAGGCTTTCTTACATTTATCGAGAAGAGCAAATTTAGAAATCATCCAGAACTGCTACCGTACAAGCGGCACCCCTTGGTTTTTATGTCCCCACTAGAAAGAGGTAATTGTTGTTGAACTTCTATGCTTTTACATTTTTTTGAGAAACTGTGTCATTTTATAGTAGCTTAGTTAGTGATAGCTTAATTGCACTTTTATCCACTGTTGGGTTAACTAATGCATTATACTAACAACTATTTGCAGTTACGTTATTGAATAACTGTTTTTTTTTTTTACTGCAATTGTAGCTGCTGCTTTGGATAATCTTTTGAAGATTTATTTCCGGCTCAATGGTACTCAGCAGAAGGCTTTCCGGTCAACATTGGCCAGCATCGATTGCCCCAACTGGCCTGCTGCAAAAAGTTACTGCATTTTTGAACCTCTGGTTACTTATCAAGTGAACAAGCGTGGCTTCGATACATacctagaagagcactttgattgTTTACTCATTTTGCGAAACCATAATGAGCACGGCAAAGTGGTACTAAATGTCTAATCTCTCTATTATAACTGTTTCCCTTTTATTGTTTGCTGTTGTTCTAAAGATTAGTTTAAATTACAGTTGGAATGGGAATTGCTTGACTATGCCTCAGTTGCGTGCTTCGGAGATTTTGTTCAGGATTCTTTCTTGGGTCTTATGCTAAAGGGCTATGAAGTTCATAAAGCCCTTGCTTAAAGGTAACAAGTCATTTGTTCCTAAATTCTGTTCTTATAGCCACTGTTGGGTAAATATTTCTTGGATAATTTGTGGTAGATTCTTAGATAGGGACATAAAATTGGATAACATTGTTCCTAGTCTTTGGTTCCCTCTTTGTTTCTTGGATCGGAATGCATGTTCTTGTACGAATTGTTCTGTTTTCATCTCCCGATGACCACAAGCTGATAACCACGGGGCTATTTTCTTAGAATTTTCGAGTTTCTACTGTCTACACGAAGTCCTTGCATGTGCGATAAAGATCTTGAAAAAATCTTGGCATCTAATCTTTCTCTGTTTCTGCTTGTGATGTCACAACACCCCACGTATCTAGTTTGCTCTGGTTACTACTGATGCCAATGCCATTTATTGTAATGGATTCTGTCCTGAACTTCCGAATTGTGATATCCAATCTGCTACTGTTTTCTGATGCGTCTGATTGAATCTGATGGCTGACCTCTTGATGCTTTGTGATGGGTGGCAGGCATTTGGCAGGCAGAAGGTGGAGCCTGAGGTCAAGGAGGAGACTCCGGGTGTGATGCCAGAAGTACCAGCGGCAACTGAGTCTCAGTGAAGGCGTCCTGAGCTCGTGATCGTCTTCCATGAATCTGAAGCTTCATTCACTGAGAGTTGTGAGGTCTTATAAGCATAGAGTTATCTTTTGGTTTTGTCCTTGTCTTTGCTTAGTTGGGACATACATGGTTTGCCTGAGCGATTTCAACTTGTAAGACACTAAGACCCGTTCCAGTTATGGATCTTAATCTGGTTGGAACCGCCGTCATTTGCGGTGCATTTTGGTGATATTCGTTTTGCCATCACCTATGCTTCATTCTGTCGAATGGAATGGAAGATCATTTGATCAGGTAGTTCTCCGTGCAATGCGACCTGGTCTTGTTCTGGTTCTCCTTGATGCTACCAATGCTACCTGCTTCCTATTGAGTTTAGTTGCTTCAGTGTATTCGTGCAGTATTATAGTTGGTGTTTACATTCGAATGTATATTTCTCAAAGATTGGCCAGGCCAATAAGAGTTTATAAGGGCACATCAAGCCGTGAGGAGAGGTGGGTCAGCCAAAAATTGCTTGCCTCCTTGTCTGTCTTGGCTGCTACCTTGTCTACCGGTTCCCTAAACCGGTTGCACCAAAGTTCATAAGTTTCAAATAGTAAGCAGAGCATCATGGTGTTCATTTCTGAAGGCGGCAGCGTTCCTAGATTGCTAGATCTTCCAGAGGATGGAAGCAGCACCTCAGGTCAGACGGAGGGATCAAGACCAGTCGGGGCGATGGCAGACAAAAGGTCTTAAAACCTGTGAGAAGGGTTGATTTGAAGTTGAACCCAAACTTGGCACGCTTTGGGGTAGTTTAAGAACAACTGTGCAGTGTCTTTAGAGGTGCATGGGCAGGCTGCATCTGAGATTATATGCTTGTGAAACTGGTTAGCTCGTGTTTAAGAGGAGCCAGCCGAAGAGCCTTAGCTTGGGGTGAGCTCTTGATCGCCAAATTAGGTTCGCGTGATCATCTTCAGTTTCCCCCTGAGTGAGGATCGCATAGGCTGCCTTTGAGGAGAATGGCGCACCATGGTTGAGGATCCGATCGTCCGGTCCT comes from Triticum aestivum cultivar Chinese Spring chromosome 5B, IWGSC CS RefSeq v2.1, whole genome shotgun sequence and encodes:
- the LOC123113766 gene encoding protein argonaute MEL1 isoform X2 yields the protein MSYRGGGGRGAPAGGGRGATGRPPPCASSAPRPAATTPVVADNPNATGPHQGAYQHGVVVRNPSPAPYATVGAPSPTPVTIRAPSPTPATIRAPAPTPSPAAPPFQPARVSAPAPAPSTPAAVAKELEQKLFLTETALAPPAAAAVAATQPEEEKAPEVDLAPVSKKGLAHPARPGAGTVGKKVMIRANHFLVNVADNNLFHYDVSYNPESKSRAVNREVLSELIKLHGKTSLGGKLPAYDGRKSLYTAGSLPFESEEFSVTLVDPEKKDKEKAEREYKITIRIAGRTDLYHLQQFLKGRQRDMPQETIQVLDVVLRESPSWNYVTVSRSFFSTTFGHRGDVGEGLECWRGYYQSLRPTQMGLSLNIDISATSFFKPVTVVQFVLEFLNLRDASRPLTDRDRVKIKKALRGVRVETNHQEDQIRRYKITGITPVPMSQLIFPVDERGTRMSVVQYFMQRYKYNLQYTSWPCLQSGSDARPVYLPMEACKIVEGQRYSKKLNDKQVTNILRATCQRPQQREQSIREMVLHNKYAEDKFAQEFGINVCSDLVSVPARVLPPPMLRYHDSGKEKTCAPSVGQWSMINKKMINGGIIDNWACVSFSRIPPEEVHRFCCDLIQMCNMTGMSVNPRPLVDNRSANPNHIENALRDVYRRTTEMLGKQGHEKQLQLLIVILPEVSGSYGKIKKVCETDLGIVSQCCLPRHAARPNKQYLENVALKINVKVGGRNTVLERAFVRNGIPFVSEVPTIIFGADVTHPPPGEDSASSIAAVVASMDWPEITKYRGLVSAQPHRQEIIEDLFSVTKDPKRGNVNGGMIRELLIAFRRKTGRRPERILFYRDGVSEGQFSHVLLHEMDAIRKACASLEEGYMPPVTFVVVQKRDHTRLFPDVHGRRDMTDKSGNILPGSVFELMTCHPTDFGFYPCNNTNIQGTSCNYHVLYDENNFTADALQSLTKKLCNTYARCVPGLSTVAPAFYAHVKARVCTRHYMEGDGSTGELNIKLLGGGDNPDTGRSRKRPREEESGSSSQSADHPTLGGNRISNISTFLPKGKNLPYFEGFLTFIEKSKFRNHPELLPYKRHPLVFMSPLERAAALDNLLKIYFRLNGTQQKAFRSTLASIDCPNWPAAKSYCIFEPLVTYQVNKRGFDTYLEEHFDCLLILRNHNEHGKVLEWELLDYASVACFGDFVQDSFLGLMLKGYEVHKALA
- the LOC123113766 gene encoding protein argonaute MEL1 isoform X3, which gives rise to MSYRGGGGRGAPAGGGRGATGRPPPCASSAPRPAATTPVVADNPNATGPHQGAYQHGVVVRNPSPAPYATVGAPSPTPVTIRAPSPTPATIRAPAPTPSPAAPPFQPARVSAPAPAPSTPAAVAKELEQKLFLTETALAPPAAAAVAATQPEEEKAPEVDLAPVSKKGLAHPARPGAGTVGKKVMIRANHFLVNVADNNLFHYDVSYNPESKSRAVNREVLSELIKLHGKTSLGGKLPAYDGRKSLYTAGSLPFESEEFSVTLVDPEKKDKEKAEREYKITIRIAGRTDLYHLQQFLKGRQRDMPQETIQVLDVVLRESPSWNYVTVSRSFFSTTFGHRGDVGEGLECWRGYYQSLRPTQMGLSLNIDISATSFFKPVTVVQFVLEFLNLRDASRPLTDRDRVKIKKALRGVRVETNHQEDQIRRYKITGITPVPMSQLIFPVDERGTRMSVVQYFMQRYKYNLQYTSWPCLQSGSDARPVYLPMEACKIVEGQRYSKKLNDKQVTNILRATCQRPQQREQSIREMVLHNKYAEDKFAQEFGINVCSDLVSVPARVLPPPMLRYHDSGKEKTCAPSVGQWSMINKKMINGGIIDNWACVSFSRIPPEEVHRFCCDLIQMCNMTGMSVNPRPLVDNRSANPNHIENALRDVYRRTTEMLGKQGHEKQLQLLIVILPEVSGSYGKIKKVCETDLGIVSQCCLPRHAARPNKQYLENVALKINVKVGGRNTVLERAFVRNGIPFVSEVPTIIFGADVTHPPPGEDSASSIAAVVASMDWPEITKYRGLVSAQPHRQEIIEDLFSVTKDPKRGNVNGGMIRELLIAFRRKTGRRPERILFYRDGVSEGQFSHVLLHEMDAIRKACASLEEGYMPPVTFVVVQKRDHTRLFPDVHGRRDMTDKSGNILPGSVFELMTCHPTDFGFYPCNNTNIQGTSCNYHVLYDENNFTADALQSLTKKLCNTYARCVPGLSTVAPAFYAHVKARVCTRHYMEGDGSTGELNIKLLGGGDNPDTGRSRKRPREEESGSSSQSADHPTLGGNRISNISNAGRVPFVDYVKAHRGSFIVKVGVQDCTSTVVGRKEDRYDFADIGRVLGSSFLIAYFDTHKENLTWGGELMFEDIEVHSFQRGRIYHTLKAFLHLSRRANLEIIQNCYRTSGTPWFLCPH
- the LOC123113766 gene encoding protein argonaute MEL1 isoform X4; translation: MVSYNPESKSRAVNREVLSELIKLHGKTSLGGKLPAYDGRKSLYTAGSLPFESEEFSVTLVDPEKKDKEKAEREYKITIRIAGRTDLYHLQQFLKGRQRDMPQETIQVLDVVLRESPSWNYVTVSRSFFSTTFGHRGDVGEGLECWRGYYQSLRPTQMGLSLNIDISATSFFKPVTVVQFVLEFLNLRDASRPLTDRDRVKIKKALRGVRVETNHQEDQIRRYKITGITPVPMSQLIFPVDERGTRMSVVQYFMQRYKYNLQYTSWPCLQSGSDARPVYLPMEACKIVEGQRYSKKLNDKQVTNILRATCQRPQQREQSIREMVLHNKYAEDKFAQEFGINVCSDLVSVPARVLPPPMLRYHDSGKEKTCAPSVGQWSMINKKMINGGIIDNWACVSFSRIPPEEVHRFCCDLIQMCNMTGMSVNPRPLVDNRSANPNHIENALRDVYRRTTEMLGKQGHEKQLQLLIVILPEVSGSYGKIKKVCETDLGIVSQCCLPRHAARPNKQYLENVALKINVKVGGRNTVLERAFVRNGIPFVSEVPTIIFGADVTHPPPGEDSASSIAAVVASMDWPEITKYRGLVSAQPHRQEIIEDLFSVTKDPKRGNVNGGMIRELLIAFRRKTGRRPERILFYRDGVSEGQFSHVLLHEMDAIRKACASLEEGYMPPVTFVVVQKRDHTRLFPDVHGRRDMTDKSGNILPGSVFELMTCHPTDFGFYPCNNTNIQGTSCNYHVLYDENNFTADALQSLTKKLCNTYARCVPGLSTVAPAFYAHVKARVCTRHYMEGDGSTGELNIKLLGGGDNPDTGRSRKRPREEESGSSSQSADHPTLGGNRISNISNAGRVPFVDYVKAHRGSFIVKVGVQDCTSTVVGRKEDRYDFADIGRVLGSSFLIAYFDTHKENLTWGGELMFEDIEVSYGRIVVNRKPRVATSQDDFDKDIHVLVLMLTGTFLPKGKNLPYFEGFLTFIEKSKFRNHPELLPYKRHPLVFMSPLERAAALDNLLKIYFRLNGTQQKAFRSTLASIDCPNWPAAKSYCIFEPLVTYQVNKRGFDTYLEEHFDCLLILRNHNEHGKVLEWELLDYASVACFGDFVQDSFLGLMLKGYEVHKALA
- the LOC123113766 gene encoding protein argonaute MEL1 isoform X1; this translates as MSYRGGGGRGAPAGGGRGATGRPPPCASSAPRPAATTPVVADNPNATGPHQGAYQHGVVVRNPSPAPYATVGAPSPTPVTIRAPSPTPATIRAPAPTPSPAAPPFQPARVSAPAPAPSTPAAVAKELEQKLFLTETALAPPAAAAVAATQPEEEKAPEVDLAPVSKKGLAHPARPGAGTVGKKVMIRANHFLVNVADNNLFHYDVSYNPESKSRAVNREVLSELIKLHGKTSLGGKLPAYDGRKSLYTAGSLPFESEEFSVTLVDPEKKDKEKAEREYKITIRIAGRTDLYHLQQFLKGRQRDMPQETIQVLDVVLRESPSWNYVTVSRSFFSTTFGHRGDVGEGLECWRGYYQSLRPTQMGLSLNIDISATSFFKPVTVVQFVLEFLNLRDASRPLTDRDRVKIKKALRGVRVETNHQEDQIRRYKITGITPVPMSQLIFPVDERGTRMSVVQYFMQRYKYNLQYTSWPCLQSGSDARPVYLPMEACKIVEGQRYSKKLNDKQVTNILRATCQRPQQREQSIREMVLHNKYAEDKFAQEFGINVCSDLVSVPARVLPPPMLRYHDSGKEKTCAPSVGQWSMINKKMINGGIIDNWACVSFSRIPPEEVHRFCCDLIQMCNMTGMSVNPRPLVDNRSANPNHIENALRDVYRRTTEMLGKQGHEKQLQLLIVILPEVSGSYGKIKKVCETDLGIVSQCCLPRHAARPNKQYLENVALKINVKVGGRNTVLERAFVRNGIPFVSEVPTIIFGADVTHPPPGEDSASSIAAVVASMDWPEITKYRGLVSAQPHRQEIIEDLFSVTKDPKRGNVNGGMIRELLIAFRRKTGRRPERILFYRDGVSEGQFSHVLLHEMDAIRKACASLEEGYMPPVTFVVVQKRDHTRLFPDVHGRRDMTDKSGNILPGSVFELMTCHPTDFGFYPCNNTNIQGTSCNYHVLYDENNFTADALQSLTKKLCNTYARCVPGLSTVAPAFYAHVKARVCTRHYMEGDGSTGELNIKLLGGGDNPDTGRSRKRPREEESGSSSQSADHPTLGGNRISNISNAGRVPFVDYVKAHRGSFIVKVGVQDCTSTVVGRKEDRYDFADIGRVLGSSFLIAYFDTHKENLTWGGELMFEDIEVSYGRIVVNRKPRVATSQDDFDKDIHVLVLMLTGTFLPKGKNLPYFEGFLTFIEKSKFRNHPELLPYKRHPLVFMSPLERAAALDNLLKIYFRLNGTQQKAFRSTLASIDCPNWPAAKSYCIFEPLVTYQVNKRGFDTYLEEHFDCLLILRNHNEHGKVLEWELLDYASVACFGDFVQDSFLGLMLKGYEVHKALA